A region of the Litchfieldia alkalitelluris genome:
AACTGTTCCATTAATTAGTAGTGTTAACATACAACCACTCCTTCTTTCGCTACTTGTAATGCGCGTTTTAATACAGCCATTCTGATAAAAACTCCATTTTCCATTTGTTTAAAAATCATAGAGCGTTCACATTCAACCAACTCACTTGCAATTTCAACATCTCGATTAAACGGTGCTGGATGCATGATAATGCTTCCTAATTTCATGCGTTTTTCTCGTTCAATCGTTAACCCAAACAATGCATGGTAATCTTTTTTAGATAGACCCATTGCTTCATTATGACGTTCATGTTGAATTCTAAGGAGCATAACTACATCAGAAGTTTCAATCGCTTCATCAATATGAACATATTGACCATATGGATTTGTACTGTCTTGCCATTGATTGGGTGCGGAAAAGACAACCTCTGCTCCCAGCCTATTTAGTACTTCTGCATTAGAACGAGCAACACGACTATGTCGGATGTCTCCAACAATCGCAATCTTTAATCCTTTAAATCTTCCAAACTGTTGTTTTATCGTTAAAAGATCTAGGAGTGATTGAGTGGGATGATGACCACATCCATCACCTGCATTAATAATTGGTATATTCACTTTACCTTGTAACTCTTTGAAATATTCATCTTGGGGATGTCGAATGACTACCGCTTTTGCTCCAATTGCTTGTAGTGTTCGGATTGTGTCATATAAGGTTTCACCTTTTTGAACACTAGATGTTTCAGCTTCAAAATTTAATACCTCAAATCCCATTTTGCGCTCTGCCACTTCAAAACTAAATTTTGTTCTTGTACTTGGTTCAAAGAAAAGATTTGCAATGAATGTTTGTTGATCAATACTCCATTGTTTACCGTTTTTAAATTTTTCGGCATCCTCAAGGATCTCATCTAAGTCTGTAATTGTTAGTTCATTCATTGTTAGTAAATGGTTCATAGCCATTCCTCCTATTTAATCATCTTTCTAAAAAACAAGAATTTCATCTATAAAAAACACCCTATCTTTATTAAAAGACAGGGTGTAATACGCATTAGAAATAATTATGGTCACCTGCCATAATTGTCCTAATACACACCCTTCAAAGTCTCACAGTACTTCATTAAAAGGTCCTTATTTATTTTTCAAACATTTGTTCATCACCCATGGATGCTTCTTTCCCCGGGAGTATTAGATTAAGTACGACACCAACTATTGCTGCAAGAGCCATTCCAGAAATAGAAAGTTCTTCTGTTACTTGCATATATGCTCCACCAACCCCGATAACAAGGATTACTGAAGAAATGATTAAGTTACGTTTATTTCCTAGATCCACTTTATTATCAATTAACATTCTCAAGCCAGAGGAAGCGATAATTCCAAACAAAAGGATAGACACACCACCCATAACTGCTGTAGGAATAGATCCAATGACTGCCGTTATTTTACCAATGAATCCAAAAATGATTGCTAGGATTGCTGCTCCACCTATGACGAACACACTAAACACTCTTGTGATTGCTAGAACTCCTATATTTTCACCATAAGTAGTATTAGGCGGTCCCCCAATTAAGGAAGCAATGATTGTAGCAACCCCGTCACCAAGGATTGATTTATGTAACCCTGGTTTTTCAACAAAGTTCCTACCTACAACTTTACTTAATACCATTTGGTCACCTATATGTTCTGCTATCGTTACAATTGCTACTGGCACCATTATTAGTGCTATTTCCCACGTTAACAAGGGTGTGTAGCTTACAAAAGGCACAAGGAAATCTGGTGCTTGGATAAAACTAGCCTCCGCAATTGGAGTTAAATCAACTAATCCTTGGGTATAAGCAAAAATATACCCCCCTATAATCCCTGCAAGGATCGGTACCAGTCCGAAAAATCCTTTTACGAAGATTGCACAAATAATTGTTATAGCCAAGGTTACAAGTGCTACAGTGAAATGAGTAGTACTGTAGATTAAATCTTGTGGCGGAGCACCTGGATTTTCATACATTGCCATATTAACTGCTGTACTGGCTAACCCTAATCCAATTACGATAATAACTGGCCCCACAACAACAGGTGGTAAGATTTTAAAGACCCACTTTAATCCTAACCCCTTAATAAGTAGTGCAACAATTCCATATACAAGTCCTGCAAGAAAACTACCCATCATTGCTGCTTGTGGACCACCATACTCTGTTGCAATAACGATTGGTGCAATAAACGCGAAAGAAGAACCAAGATATGCTGGTATTTGCCCTCTTGTAATTAATAGATATGATAACGTTCCTAATCCACTTGATACTAGTGCAACTGCTGGACTAAGTCCAACGAGCATTGGTACAAGTATAGTAGCTCCAAACATTGCAAATAAATGCTGGATACTAAAAACAATCCATTTACCAGCTGATGGAACCTCACGAACATCTAAAACTGGTTTTTCAGTATTCATAGCCATATTTTTAACCTCCTTAAAGGTTATCTTTTTACTTAAATTCATTTTCATGCATTTATATCGTGATTAAGATAACATTCAAAATTTATTTTTGTATAAATAAAGCCTCTTTGAGTCCATTTACGGCACAAAGAGGCATAGTTTATCCCTAGGGATAATTGCACACTTTGAAGCCTCACAGGACTTAATTAAAGAGTGATTTATTTATCATGTATACTTACTTGATCAATATGGTCAATTTCTTCTAGTTCAACAACAATTTTTTCAGAGCTTGCTGTTGGAATGTTCTTTCCTACGAAATCAGCGCGAATTGGAAGTTCACGGTGCCCTCTATCCACTAAAACTGCAAGCTGAATTTGTGAAGGTCTTCCAATATCAACCAATGCATCCAATGCAGCTCTTACTGTTCTACCTGTAAATAAAACATCGTCTACTAGTATTACTTTTTTATTAGTGATATCAACCGGGATGTCCGAACCTTTCACCTCTGGTTCAAGATCCTTCGTTTTTTTTGTTAAATCGTCTCGATATAGAGTAATATCTAGTTCACCTACTGGGATGTGTTTTCCTTCGATCTGATGAATTCTCTCTGCAATACGATTCGCAAGATGGATTCCTCTTGTTTTAATTCCGACTAGGATACTATCTTCAATTCCTTTATTTTTCTCAATAATTTCGTGTGCAATTCGGGTTAATGCTCTTCTGATTGCTTGGTTATCAAGAACAAGAGCCTTTTCAACCATTTCTTTCACCTCTTATTTAATTTTGATTTTTCCCAACAAAAAACCCCTCTTACGAAGGGCAAGAGGGGTTTGGTAATAAGAATAGAATACACCTATCCTATTATATATTCCGTTCCCTTCTCAGCCTCACGGGACTGTACTTAAAGGTTCATCTTTAACTAAGACAATCATAATCCACGTATCGAATTTTGTCAATTGCTTTTTAATTGTTCCAATAATGAAACAAATTCATCAGGCAGTGGAGCCTCAAACTCTAAATACTCTTTAGTTCTAGGGTGTATAAATCCAAGAACCCCAGCATGTAAGGCTTGTCCATCAAGTGGTAACGTTTTTTTAGGACCATACTTTGGATCCCCGGCTAATGGATAGCCAATATATTTCATATGAACACGAATTTGATGTGTTCTTCCAGTTTCAAGTCTACATTCGACAAATGTAAACTCCTTGAACCGTTCTATTACATTAAAATGAGTAACTGCGGTCTTGCTATTATCATCAGTAACGGTCATACTTTGTCTTTCTCTTTTATCGCGTCCGATTGGGGCATCAATTGTCCCTTGATCATGTGGAATGACACCATGAACAATTGCTTTGTATTTTCTAGTCACAGTTTTATCTACTAATTGTTGTACTAAAGATTCATGGGCTAAGTCATTTTTAGCAACCATTAATAAACCAGATGTATCCTTATCTATCCTGTGAACAATCCCAGGTCTCAGAACACCGTTGATTCCAGATAAATCTTTACAATGAGCCATCAATCCGTTTACTAATGTTCCACTATGGTGTCCAGGGGCAGGATGAACTACCATTCCCTTTGGTTTATTAACCACTAATACATCAGAGTCTTCATAA
Encoded here:
- a CDS encoding solute carrier family 23 protein, whose amino-acid sequence is MNTEKPVLDVREVPSAGKWIVFSIQHLFAMFGATILVPMLVGLSPAVALVSSGLGTLSYLLITRGQIPAYLGSSFAFIAPIVIATEYGGPQAAMMGSFLAGLVYGIVALLIKGLGLKWVFKILPPVVVGPVIIVIGLGLASTAVNMAMYENPGAPPQDLIYSTTHFTVALVTLAITIICAIFVKGFFGLVPILAGIIGGYIFAYTQGLVDLTPIAEASFIQAPDFLVPFVSYTPLLTWEIALIMVPVAIVTIAEHIGDQMVLSKVVGRNFVEKPGLHKSILGDGVATIIASLIGGPPNTTYGENIGVLAITRVFSVFVIGGAAILAIIFGFIGKITAVIGSIPTAVMGGVSILLFGIIASSGLRMLIDNKVDLGNKRNLIISSVILVIGVGGAYMQVTEELSISGMALAAIVGVVLNLILPGKEASMGDEQMFEK
- a CDS encoding aspartate carbamoyltransferase catalytic subunit, whose amino-acid sequence is MNHLLTMNELTITDLDEILEDAEKFKNGKQWSIDQQTFIANLFFEPSTRTKFSFEVAERKMGFEVLNFEAETSSVQKGETLYDTIRTLQAIGAKAVVIRHPQDEYFKELQGKVNIPIINAGDGCGHHPTQSLLDLLTIKQQFGRFKGLKIAIVGDIRHSRVARSNAEVLNRLGAEVVFSAPNQWQDSTNPYGQYVHIDEAIETSDVVMLLRIQHERHNEAMGLSKKDYHALFGLTIEREKRMKLGSIIMHPAPFNRDVEIASELVECERSMIFKQMENGVFIRMAVLKRALQVAKEGVVVC
- the pyrR gene encoding bifunctional pyr operon transcriptional regulator/uracil phosphoribosyltransferase PyrR → MVEKALVLDNQAIRRALTRIAHEIIEKNKGIEDSILVGIKTRGIHLANRIAERIHQIEGKHIPVGELDITLYRDDLTKKTKDLEPEVKGSDIPVDITNKKVILVDDVLFTGRTVRAALDALVDIGRPSQIQLAVLVDRGHRELPIRADFVGKNIPTASSEKIVVELEEIDHIDQVSIHDK
- a CDS encoding RluA family pseudouridine synthase; its protein translation is MTENIIMVEDEAQNDRIDKVISLENEEWSRSQVQQWIKEGHVLVNGRTIKPNYKCSLGDKIEITLPDPELLDVVPEEMNLDIYYEDSDVLVVNKPKGMVVHPAPGHHSGTLVNGLMAHCKDLSGINGVLRPGIVHRIDKDTSGLLMVAKNDLAHESLVQQLVDKTVTRKYKAIVHGVIPHDQGTIDAPIGRDKRERQSMTVTDDNSKTAVTHFNVIERFKEFTFVECRLETGRTHQIRVHMKYIGYPLAGDPKYGPKKTLPLDGQALHAGVLGFIHPRTKEYLEFEAPLPDEFVSLLEQLKSN